In Methanophagales archaeon, the sequence TGGCGTTGATGGCGTTAAAAGGGTCATAGAGATGATAGATGCTGATGCTGTGGCGATACACCTGAACTTCTTGCAGGAAGCTATCCAGCCCGAGGGTAATGTAGATGCGAGAGGTTGTCTTGATGCGATAAAGGAGGTATGCAGCGAGATAAAGGCGCCAGTGATAGTGAAAGAGACGGGTGCAGGGATAAGCTACCGCGTAGCACGTAAGTTAGTGGATGCAGGCGTTGCTGCGATAGATGTTGGTGGCTTTGGGGGCACCAGTTTAGCTGCTGCTGAGATATACAGGGCGAAAGCAGAGGGAGACGAGCTCTCGGAACACTTGGGGCGGCTTTTTGGCTACGATTGGGGTATCACAACGGTCGAGAGTATCGTGGAGTGCAGTAGTTTTGGGATACCAGTGATTGCTACTGGCGGGATCAGGAATGGTTTAGACGTTGCGAAGAGCATAGCTCTCGGTGCTGATATGTGCAGTGCAGCTTTACCGTTTTTGAAGCTGGCGATGCGCGATTTGAGCGCCGATAAAGTAATAGCGAGGATAGAGGAGATGGGCGAGGAGTTGAAGGCTGCCATGTTTTTAACCGGTTGTAAGACCGTGACGGAGTTGAAGGCTGCTGAGCTGGTCGTAACAGGCGCAACAAGAGAGATAATGGACCAGAGGGGGTTTTTTGATAGGATAAAGTTGAAGATGCGGGATAAAGGATAAACAATAAACAATTACTATGAGGGCTTTTATTGCCGTTGACCTCTCTGAGAGTGAGAGTATAAGAGCGAAGGTGGAAGAGATAGAGCAGCGATTTGGAGAGCTCAGTGGCGTAAAGTTAAAGTTCGTCAACCCGAAGCAGGTGCATCAGACGCTAAAGTTCCTCGGTAGTGTATCAGAAGAGCGTGTTGAGCTTATAAAACGCGAATTGGGAAACATAAACATGGAACCGTTCAATATTGTGCTGCGTGGTACAGGCTTCTTTCCCGCTTCACGTAAGAAGATACGTGTTCTGTGGATAGGAATAGGCAAAGGCATGGAGGGGCTGAGGGCGTTACAGGAGCAGGTGGAAACGAGAATGGTCGCTCTGGGCTTCCCTGCTGAGAAACAGCCATTCAGTCCTCATATCACTATCTGCCGTGTGAAGCGGATTGAATCAGACGCAGGGTTAAACCAGCTAATGAGGAAGATAGCAGAGCTGAGCGATGTGGAGGTGGGAGAGATGCAGGTGAACGCGGTGAAATTAAAGAAGAGCACTCTCACGCCCCGGGGTCCTATTTATGAGGATGTATATGTGAAGAGACTGTTCTAAACGTAAATAGTAAATTGAAGGATTTATCATCGCTTTAGCTTCTCCAATGCTATTTCTCCAGCCTTCTTACCTGACAGCAGCATGGCACCGAAGGTGGGGCCCATTCGCGGAAGCCCAAATGCTGTTGATACAGCCATGCCTGTGACTATCAACCCGGGATAAAATTCTGTGGTATGCTCCACCACGAGATTCTCCGATGCATCAACCCACATTGCACCCTCTCCTTTGGTCTTGAGCAGTTTTCGCACTTCCAATCTCTTCACCACGACTGCATCATGACCTGTGGCATCAATCACTAACTGCGATTCCAGTGAGACAGGGTCAACACAGGCTATTGGACCAGGAAGCGTCGTTACCGCTGTCCAGTTCACAACGACACCACATACAAGCCCATCGTGAAGCACAACATCATCCAGAGTCACCATATTCAGTATCTTAGCACCAGAATCGCAGGTTGCTGCAATCAACTTCGAGCATGCGTGTGTGGCATCAGAGACAAATAGCCCTTCGGTTTCGCTTTCCTCGTAGGGCACTCCCAGCTCATTGAGGATCTCTTCCGCTGGCGACCTTACTGTGA encodes:
- a CDS encoding type 2 isopentenyl-diphosphate Delta-isomerase, coding for MMYQNRTSRRKIEQLRICMEQEVEAGTNGFADVKLVHVALPEIAKDEIELKNNFLGFSFNLPIMIASMTGGHPETKRINEVLAEAAEQLGIGMGVGSQRAALEGIEHEDSFRVVRDVAPDSFIYANLGAPQLLEYGVDGVKRVIEMIDADAVAIHLNFLQEAIQPEGNVDARGCLDAIKEVCSEIKAPVIVKETGAGISYRVARKLVDAGVAAIDVGGFGGTSLAAAEIYRAKAEGDELSEHLGRLFGYDWGITTVESIVECSSFGIPVIATGGIRNGLDVAKSIALGADMCSAALPFLKLAMRDLSADKVIARIEEMGEELKAAMFLTGCKTVTELKAAELVVTGATREIMDQRGFFDRIKLKMRDKG
- the thpR gene encoding RNA 2',3'-cyclic phosphodiesterase, which produces MRAFIAVDLSESESIRAKVEEIEQRFGELSGVKLKFVNPKQVHQTLKFLGSVSEERVELIKRELGNINMEPFNIVLRGTGFFPASRKKIRVLWIGIGKGMEGLRALQEQVETRMVALGFPAEKQPFSPHITICRVKRIESDAGLNQLMRKIAELSDVEVGEMQVNAVKLKKSTLTPRGPIYEDVYVKRLF
- a CDS encoding thiazole biosynthesis protein, with amino-acid sequence MNKGTSFAFAPASESQITSAIVAGFAKEFERYVESEVIIVGGGPSGLMAARELASRDVKVLLIERNNYLGGGFWLGGFLMNKITVRSPAEEILNELGVPYEESETEGLFVSDATHACSKLIAATCDSGAKILNMVTLDDVVLHDGLVCGVVVNWTAVTTLPGPIACVDPVSLESQLVIDATGHDAVVVKRLEVRKLLKTKGEGAMWVDASENLVVEHTTEFYPGLIVTGMAVSTAFGLPRMGPTFGAMLLSGKKAGEIALEKLKR